From the genome of Neomonachus schauinslandi chromosome 5, ASM220157v2, whole genome shotgun sequence, one region includes:
- the LOC110593497 gene encoding NADH dehydrogenase [ubiquinone] 1 alpha subcomplex subunit 3-like: protein MARRLATFLKDAWAKEPVLVVSFTIGGLTLILPTLSPFTKYATMINQATPYNYPVPLQDNGNMPNVSSHPQDPQGASLEWLKNV, encoded by the coding sequence ATGGCCAGGAGACTCGCCACCTTCCTCAAGGATGCCTGGGCCAAGGAGCCGGTGCTGGTCGTGTCCTTCACCATAGGGGGCCTCACTCTAATTCTGCCCACCCTCAGCCCCTTCACCAAATACGCCACCATGATCAACCAGGCCACGCCCTACAACTATCCAGTGCCCCTCCAAGATAATGGGAACATGCCTAACGTGTCCAGCcacccccaggacccccagggcGCAAGCTTGGAGTGGCTGAAGAACGTGTGA